In one Kitasatospora cineracea genomic region, the following are encoded:
- a CDS encoding efflux RND transporter periplasmic adaptor subunit — protein MKVLPRRRGAVLVNSALGVALLGGAALAYTTLDSGTSKAATSSKVRTATVAKGTVQATVSGSGTLFSPSDAAQDFTTGGRLTAVKVAVGDAVKKGQVLATVDTAATQQQVDQAQAALNTAEANLTKAEAGETVTTTVPGTVGSGSSNSGRSGGSGSSSGAGAQSTPQPTTTTTVKVDQAQVASAQQQVDNAEATLANAKDALAGTTLTATTDGTVASVTGKVGETVSGTGSAGSSSSGGSSSGSSGTKTGTGSGSSSSTPTGFIVLTNPAGMEVTANFSELDSLKLKKGQSATVTLNAQSDTRLDATVLSVSSLPSSSTNGAVQYGATLQIGGDTSALRTGLSATISVTTGSAENALSVPTSALQGTGSTRTATVVHDDGSTERVQVAVGIEGDSTVQVTDGLTEGEKVELTSTTAGTGNGFPSGQFPGLNGGAGGFGGGTGGFGGGTGGSRSGGGAGGTR, from the coding sequence ATGAAGGTGCTTCCGCGACGGCGTGGGGCCGTCCTCGTCAACTCCGCGCTCGGCGTGGCCCTGCTCGGCGGGGCCGCGCTGGCGTACACCACGCTGGACAGCGGCACCAGCAAGGCCGCCACCAGTTCCAAGGTCAGGACCGCCACGGTCGCCAAGGGGACGGTCCAGGCCACCGTGTCCGGATCGGGCACGCTGTTCTCGCCGTCCGACGCCGCGCAGGACTTCACCACCGGCGGCCGGCTCACCGCGGTGAAGGTCGCGGTCGGCGACGCGGTGAAGAAGGGCCAGGTGCTCGCCACCGTCGACACCGCCGCCACCCAGCAGCAGGTCGACCAGGCGCAGGCCGCGCTCAACACGGCCGAGGCCAACCTGACCAAGGCCGAGGCGGGCGAGACGGTCACCACCACGGTGCCCGGCACGGTCGGCTCCGGCTCCTCGAACTCCGGCCGCAGCGGCGGCAGCGGCAGCAGCAGCGGCGCGGGCGCCCAGAGCACCCCGCAGCCGACCACCACGACCACCGTCAAGGTCGACCAGGCCCAGGTGGCCTCCGCCCAGCAGCAGGTCGACAACGCCGAGGCGACGCTCGCCAACGCCAAGGACGCGCTGGCCGGCACCACGCTCACCGCCACCACCGACGGCACCGTCGCCTCGGTCACCGGCAAGGTCGGCGAGACCGTCTCCGGCACCGGATCCGCCGGCTCGTCCTCCTCCGGCGGCAGCTCCTCCGGCTCGTCCGGCACCAAGACCGGCACCGGCAGCGGCAGTTCGAGCAGCACCCCGACCGGTTTCATCGTGCTGACCAACCCGGCCGGGATGGAGGTCACCGCGAACTTCTCCGAGCTGGACTCGCTCAAGCTGAAGAAGGGCCAGAGCGCGACCGTCACCCTGAACGCGCAGTCCGACACCAGGCTGGACGCCACCGTGCTGTCGGTCTCCTCGCTGCCCTCCAGCTCCACCAACGGCGCCGTGCAGTACGGCGCGACGCTGCAGATCGGCGGCGACACCTCCGCCCTGCGCACCGGCCTGAGCGCCACCATCTCGGTGACCACCGGCTCCGCCGAGAACGCCCTCTCGGTGCCCACCTCGGCCCTCCAGGGCACCGGCAGCACCCGCACCGCCACCGTGGTGCACGACGACGGCTCCACCGAGCGGGTGCAGGTCGCCGTCGGCATCGAGGGCGACAGCACCGTGCAGGTCACCGACGGCCTGACCGAGGGCGAGAAGGTCGAGCTGACCTCCACCACCGCGGGCACCGGCAACGGCTTCCCGTCCGGCCAGTTCCCCGGCCTGAACGGCGGCGCCGGCGGCTTCGGCGGCGGCACGGGCGGCTTCGGCGGCGGGACCGGCGGCTCCCGCAGCGGCGGCGGCGCCGGAGGCACCCGCTGA
- the hisC gene encoding histidinol-phosphate transaminase produces MVQREHGPRLRPSLDGIPSYKPGKPAGADAFKLSSNENPYPPLPGVLEAAIAAAGAFNRYPDMAVSGLTAELAARFGVPAEHVATGTGSVGVAQSLVLSAAGPGEEVIFAWRSFEAYPIITQVAGATPVPVPLTADEAHDLDAMLAAITDRTRLIFVCNPNNPTGAALHREELVRFLDAVPAHVLVVLDEAYREFIRDADVPDGIELYRDRPNVCVLRTFSKAYGLAGLRVGFAIAHEPVADALRKTAVPFGVSQLAQDAAVASLRAEQALLERVEALVAERTRVTAALRAQGWTVVDSEANFVWLRLGERTLDFAAACAEAGVVVRPFAGEGVRVSIGEVRGNDLFLAAAEAFRKEL; encoded by the coding sequence GTGGTTCAGCGCGAACACGGCCCCCGCCTGCGGCCCAGCCTGGACGGCATCCCCAGCTACAAGCCGGGCAAGCCCGCCGGAGCCGACGCCTTCAAGCTCTCCTCCAACGAGAACCCCTACCCGCCGCTGCCCGGCGTGCTGGAAGCCGCGATCGCCGCCGCGGGCGCCTTCAACCGCTACCCCGACATGGCGGTCAGCGGCCTGACCGCCGAACTCGCCGCCCGCTTCGGCGTCCCCGCCGAGCACGTCGCCACCGGCACCGGCTCGGTCGGCGTCGCGCAGTCCCTGGTGCTCTCCGCGGCCGGCCCCGGCGAGGAGGTGATCTTCGCCTGGCGCTCCTTCGAGGCGTACCCGATCATCACCCAGGTCGCCGGCGCCACCCCCGTGCCCGTCCCGCTGACCGCCGACGAGGCCCACGACCTCGACGCGATGCTCGCCGCGATCACCGACCGCACCCGGCTGATCTTCGTCTGCAACCCCAACAACCCGACCGGCGCGGCCCTGCACCGCGAGGAACTGGTCCGCTTCCTGGACGCCGTCCCCGCGCACGTCCTGGTCGTGCTGGACGAGGCGTACCGCGAGTTCATCCGCGACGCCGACGTCCCCGACGGCATCGAGCTCTACCGCGACCGCCCCAACGTCTGCGTGCTGCGCACCTTCTCCAAGGCGTACGGCCTGGCCGGCCTGCGGGTCGGCTTCGCGATCGCCCACGAGCCGGTCGCCGACGCGCTGCGCAAGACCGCCGTCCCGTTCGGCGTCAGCCAGCTCGCCCAGGACGCCGCGGTCGCCTCGCTGCGCGCCGAACAGGCCCTGCTGGAGCGGGTCGAGGCCCTGGTCGCCGAACGCACCCGGGTCACCGCCGCCCTGCGCGCCCAGGGCTGGACGGTCGTCGACTCCGAGGCCAACTTCGTCTGGCTGCGCCTGGGCGAGCGCACCCTGGACTTCGCCGCCGCCTGCGCCGAGGCCGGCGTGGTGGTCCGCCCGTTCGCCGGCGAGGGCGTCCGGGTCTCGATCGGCGAGGTCCGGGGCAACGACCTGTTCCTGGCCGCCGCGGAGGCGTTCCGCAAGGAGCTCTGA
- a CDS encoding LacI family DNA-binding transcriptional regulator, producing the protein MTAAANQNGRRATASRRLERAGIRDVAAAAGVSITTVSDALNGKGRLPDETRSRVREVAERLGYRPSAAARTLRTGRSGLIGLTVTTYGEEPFTFTEFAYFAEMARAATSAALGRGYALVVLPASSRHDVWSNIALDGTVVIDPPDQDPLVTELYRSGVPVVSDGKPGNCPVTAWVDNDHEAAVLGILEHLSEAGARRIGLLTGTSTDTYTRLSTEAYLAWCDRVGQEPVYEAYPAHDPAAGAVAADRLLARPDRPDAVYGLFDPNGTDLLAAARRYGLRVPDDLLLVCCSESDVYANTEPPITTLSLKPRRIGTTVVNLLIDAIEGVDAGTGTAPGRLFPPRYRTAGTGPPPGTLMPTELIVRASSQRRSPRTTVSPPRPPGEV; encoded by the coding sequence ATGACAGCAGCAGCCAACCAGAACGGTCGACGGGCCACCGCGTCCCGGCGCCTGGAGCGGGCCGGCATCCGGGACGTCGCGGCGGCCGCCGGCGTGTCCATCACCACCGTCTCGGACGCCCTGAACGGCAAGGGCCGGCTCCCCGACGAGACCCGCAGCCGGGTCCGCGAGGTCGCCGAGCGCCTCGGCTACCGGCCGTCCGCGGCCGCCCGCACCCTGCGCACCGGGCGGTCCGGCCTGATCGGACTGACCGTCACCACGTACGGCGAAGAGCCGTTCACCTTCACCGAGTTCGCCTACTTCGCCGAGATGGCCCGGGCCGCCACCAGTGCCGCGCTGGGCCGCGGCTACGCCCTGGTGGTGCTGCCCGCCTCCTCCCGGCACGACGTGTGGAGCAACATCGCGCTCGACGGCACGGTGGTGATCGACCCGCCCGACCAGGACCCGCTGGTCACCGAGCTGTACCGGTCCGGGGTGCCGGTGGTCTCCGACGGGAAACCGGGCAACTGCCCGGTCACCGCCTGGGTCGACAACGACCACGAGGCCGCCGTGCTGGGCATCCTGGAGCACCTGAGCGAGGCCGGCGCCCGCCGGATCGGCCTGCTCACCGGCACCTCCACCGACACCTACACCCGGCTCTCCACCGAGGCGTACCTGGCCTGGTGCGACCGGGTCGGCCAGGAGCCGGTCTACGAGGCGTACCCGGCGCACGACCCGGCCGCCGGGGCGGTGGCCGCCGACCGGCTGCTGGCCCGCCCGGACCGCCCGGACGCGGTCTACGGCCTGTTCGACCCGAACGGCACCGACCTGCTGGCCGCCGCCCGCCGGTACGGGCTGCGGGTGCCGGACGACCTGCTGCTGGTGTGCTGCAGCGAGTCCGACGTGTACGCCAACACCGAACCGCCCATCACCACGCTGTCGCTGAAACCCCGTCGGATCGGCACCACCGTGGTCAACCTGCTGATCGACGCGATCGAGGGGGTCGACGCCGGCACCGGCACCGCCCCCGGCCGGCTCTTCCCGCCGCGCTACCGCACGGCCGGCACCGGCCCGCCGCCCGGCACCCTGATGCCCACCGAGCTGATCGTCCGGGCCTCCTCGCAGCGCCGCAGCCCGCGCACCACCGTCAGCCCGCCCCGGCCGCCCGGCGAGGTGTAG
- a CDS encoding metallophosphoesterase — protein sequence MTPEDLFREPEHPHSGPRPRQDLDVLPQGSYFEPAAPVGYPYEETHSTFGGARYLEQHWAPASQFGTGAAPVPGHYAPTGQAPHEDPPTIELGPPIETQPVEVHFPYPQPEPGEGPGPLFVIGDVHGYLDELLAALHQQGLIDTDGHWSAGRSRVWFLGDFTDRGPDGIGVIDLVMQLAAEAAAAGGYCRALMGNHELLFLGASRYGDEAVQSTAGTASFLAAWRLNGGQQHDLERLQPHHISWLSRLPAMALEDGHLLLHSDTTAYLEYGETIADVNDAVHALLADEGIDEWWDAFRKFTKRFAFRGQAGTMAAQELLAVYGGYRVVHGHSPIPYLTGDQPEDGSPPHVPGPYIYADELAIAMDGGVTMDGRLLVARLPLN from the coding sequence ATGACACCCGAGGACCTCTTCCGCGAACCCGAGCACCCGCACTCGGGTCCCCGCCCCCGCCAGGACCTCGACGTGCTCCCGCAAGGCTCCTACTTCGAACCGGCCGCACCCGTCGGCTACCCGTACGAGGAGACCCACAGCACCTTCGGCGGCGCCCGCTACCTGGAACAGCACTGGGCCCCCGCAAGCCAGTTCGGCACCGGGGCGGCCCCCGTCCCCGGGCACTACGCGCCCACCGGGCAGGCCCCGCACGAGGACCCGCCGACCATCGAGCTCGGCCCGCCGATCGAGACCCAGCCGGTCGAGGTGCACTTCCCGTACCCGCAGCCCGAGCCCGGCGAGGGCCCCGGCCCGCTGTTCGTCATCGGCGACGTGCACGGCTACCTCGACGAACTGCTCGCCGCCCTCCACCAGCAGGGCCTGATCGACACCGACGGCCACTGGTCGGCCGGCCGCTCCCGGGTCTGGTTCCTCGGCGACTTCACCGACCGCGGCCCCGACGGCATCGGCGTGATCGACCTGGTCATGCAGCTCGCCGCCGAGGCCGCCGCGGCCGGCGGCTACTGCCGCGCCCTGATGGGCAACCACGAACTGCTCTTCCTCGGCGCCTCCCGCTACGGCGACGAGGCCGTCCAGTCCACCGCCGGCACCGCCTCCTTCCTCGCCGCCTGGCGGCTCAACGGCGGCCAGCAGCACGACCTGGAGCGCCTGCAGCCGCACCACATCAGCTGGCTGTCCCGGCTGCCCGCGATGGCCCTGGAGGACGGCCACCTGCTGCTGCACTCCGACACCACCGCGTACCTCGAGTACGGCGAGACCATCGCCGACGTCAACGACGCCGTGCACGCCCTGCTCGCCGACGAGGGCATCGACGAGTGGTGGGACGCCTTCCGCAAGTTCACCAAGCGCTTCGCCTTCCGCGGCCAGGCCGGCACCATGGCCGCCCAGGAACTGCTCGCCGTGTACGGCGGCTACCGGGTCGTCCACGGCCACAGCCCGATCCCGTACCTCACCGGCGACCAGCCCGAGGACGGCTCCCCGCCGCACGTCCCCGGCCCGTACATCTACGCCGACGAGCTGGCCATCGCCATGGACGGCGGCGTGACCATGGACGGCCGCCTGCTGGTCGCCCGGCTGCCGCTGAACTGA
- a CDS encoding MFS transporter, whose protein sequence is MTVAVEPRPSRLPRAAASAVPLLALVEFASGVLQGGFPILLPRLGEHLDLRASDLSLALGVEFLVSGVAVPLTSRLGDLYGHRRLLRATVLLTLLGFAVTALAPDLPVLLAGRALSGFLACWLPLEFAVLRDRLGEERGGRAVGLLVGALTVGSTLGALAVGGLGADPAATRPLLWALAVLPVLALPVVWWLVPESETRAAGRTDWAGAVLLSLGLTLLLSGLGASGVLPGAVTLPLLAAGALLLALFVRQELRAAEPMVDVRLLARRATAPVFGLSFLLGCALYGAQGPTLAFEAAKPAETGYGLGAVPLVLGLLVLPQTAAATLGAVTAHRLTRRHDVSAVLGAGFALCAAGYGTIALGHAAAWQFALGGALAGYGAGLGLSLLPALLMRRLPADQTGIGTGVYNTLKSLAGAAAGVVAAAVLDHLLLRPDVPSAAAYTLVWAGCAVLCALGVPVALALRPRR, encoded by the coding sequence ATGACCGTCGCCGTCGAACCCCGACCGTCCCGCCTCCCCCGCGCCGCCGCCTCCGCCGTCCCGCTGCTGGCGCTGGTGGAGTTCGCCAGCGGGGTGCTGCAGGGCGGGTTCCCGATCCTGCTGCCCCGGCTCGGCGAGCACCTGGACCTGAGGGCCTCCGACCTGAGCCTGGCGCTGGGCGTCGAGTTCCTGGTGTCGGGCGTCGCGGTGCCGCTGACCTCCCGGCTGGGCGACCTGTACGGGCACCGCCGGCTGCTGCGGGCCACCGTGCTGCTGACCCTGCTGGGCTTCGCGGTCACCGCGCTGGCCCCGGACCTGCCGGTGCTGCTGGCCGGGCGGGCGCTGTCCGGGTTCCTGGCGTGCTGGCTGCCGCTGGAGTTCGCCGTGCTGCGCGACCGCCTCGGCGAGGAGCGCGGCGGCCGGGCGGTCGGGCTGCTGGTCGGCGCGCTGACGGTGGGCTCCACGCTGGGCGCGCTCGCGGTCGGCGGCCTGGGCGCGGACCCGGCGGCCACCCGCCCGCTGCTGTGGGCGCTGGCCGTCCTGCCGGTGCTGGCGCTGCCGGTGGTGTGGTGGCTGGTCCCGGAGTCGGAGACCCGGGCGGCGGGCCGGACCGACTGGGCGGGCGCGGTCCTGCTCTCGCTGGGCCTGACCCTGCTGCTGTCCGGCCTGGGCGCGAGCGGGGTGCTGCCGGGCGCGGTGACGCTGCCGCTGCTGGCGGCGGGGGCGCTGCTGCTGGCGCTGTTCGTCCGGCAGGAACTGCGGGCGGCCGAGCCGATGGTGGACGTCCGGCTGCTGGCCCGCCGGGCCACCGCGCCGGTGTTCGGGCTGAGCTTCCTGCTGGGCTGCGCGCTGTACGGGGCGCAGGGGCCGACGCTGGCGTTCGAGGCGGCGAAGCCCGCGGAGACCGGCTACGGGCTGGGCGCGGTGCCGCTGGTGCTGGGGCTGCTGGTGCTGCCGCAGACCGCGGCGGCGACGCTGGGCGCGGTGACGGCGCACCGGCTGACCCGGCGCCACGACGTCTCGGCGGTGCTCGGGGCCGGGTTCGCGCTGTGCGCGGCGGGCTACGGGACGATCGCGCTCGGGCACGCGGCGGCCTGGCAGTTCGCCCTGGGCGGCGCGCTGGCCGGGTACGGGGCCGGGCTGGGGCTGAGCCTGCTGCCGGCCCTGCTGATGCGGCGGCTGCCCGCCGACCAGACCGGCATCGGGACGGGCGTCTACAACACCCTGAAGTCGCTGGCGGGCGCGGCGGCGGGCGTGGTCGCGGCCGCCGTGCTGGACCACCTGCTGCTGCGGCCCGACGTCCCCTCCGCCGCCGCGTACACCCTGGTCTGGGCGGGCTGCGCGGTGCTGTGCGCGCTGGGCGTGCCGGTGGCGCTGGCGCTGCGGCCGCGCCGCTGA
- a CDS encoding Lrp/AsnC family transcriptional regulator → MIDELDLALVDALRVDPRAPWSRLAAPLGVDPATLSRRWARLTANGDAWVTCYPSADRIGRGLTALVRVDCPADRVTGVAAALARHPQAASIELVTGDADLLLTVAAYDHAALTAYLLDRLGTVPGVLRTRTTLVERTVAEGSRFSNGALDAEQRRAIAAPPPGTARPVADRRVEEDLALIRALGADGRMPYAELAARTGLPATTVRRRLAELRDSGRAVLRCDASPRVTGHPVGAMLWLDVPPAALPDTARRLTALPQTRMCAVTVGPANLALYLVAPQLPDLRRIEQDLAQHHPAIRVHDRHVTLRTLKLVGHLLTPDGRRTDYVPIEP, encoded by the coding sequence ATGATCGACGAACTCGACCTGGCGCTCGTCGACGCCCTCCGGGTCGACCCGCGCGCGCCCTGGTCCCGGCTGGCCGCCCCGCTGGGCGTCGACCCGGCCACCCTGTCCCGCCGCTGGGCCCGGCTCACCGCGAACGGCGACGCCTGGGTCACCTGCTACCCCTCCGCCGACCGGATCGGCCGCGGCCTCACCGCGCTGGTCCGGGTCGACTGCCCCGCCGACCGGGTCACCGGCGTCGCCGCGGCCCTGGCCCGGCACCCGCAGGCCGCCAGCATCGAACTCGTCACCGGCGACGCCGACCTGCTGCTCACCGTCGCCGCCTACGACCACGCCGCCCTCACCGCCTACCTGCTGGACCGGCTCGGCACCGTCCCCGGCGTGCTGCGCACCCGCACCACGCTGGTCGAGCGCACCGTGGCCGAGGGCAGCCGGTTCAGCAACGGGGCGCTGGACGCCGAGCAGCGCCGCGCGATCGCCGCGCCCCCGCCCGGCACGGCCCGCCCGGTCGCCGACCGCCGGGTCGAGGAGGACCTCGCGCTGATCCGGGCGCTCGGCGCGGACGGCCGGATGCCCTACGCCGAACTCGCCGCCCGCACCGGCCTGCCCGCCACCACCGTCCGCCGCCGCCTCGCCGAACTGCGCGACTCCGGCCGGGCGGTGCTGCGCTGCGACGCCTCCCCGCGGGTCACCGGGCACCCGGTCGGCGCGATGCTCTGGCTCGACGTCCCGCCCGCCGCGCTGCCCGACACCGCCCGCCGCCTCACCGCCCTCCCGCAGACCCGGATGTGCGCGGTCACCGTCGGCCCGGCGAACCTCGCCCTCTACCTGGTCGCCCCGCAACTGCCCGACCTGCGCCGGATCGAGCAGGACCTCGCCCAGCACCACCCGGCGATCCGGGTGCACGACCGCCACGTCACGCTGCGCACCCTCAAACTGGTCGGCCACCTGCTCACCCCGGACGGCCGCCGGACCGACTACGTCCCGATCGAGCCCTGA
- a CDS encoding M20 metallopeptidase family protein — MSADVHPPLDELRRAAAALQPGLVDLRRALHRDPELGLHLPRTRDRILAALDGLPLEVTLGERLSSVTAVLRGARPGPAVLLRADLDGLPVQEDTGLPYASENPGTMHACGHDLHTAALVGAARLLAARRERLAGSVVFMFQPGEEGGGGAALMVEDGVLDAAGERVRAAYALHVGAALLPAGYVAGRPGPIMAASDTLRVVVRGRGGHGSSPHLATDPVPAACEAVLALQTMVTRRFDAFDPVVLTVGTLHAGTAANVIPDEAVFEATVRSFSPAARERVLAEAVRVVRGVGEAHGCRVDAVVEHGYPVTVNDPAEAAHAERTVRQLLGEDRYIEMPRPLAGSEDFGVLAEHVPAAYVMVGACPPDTDPFTAPYNHSAGARFDDGVLGDAAALLAALALGRLG; from the coding sequence ATGTCGGCCGACGTTCACCCCCCGCTCGACGAACTCCGCCGCGCCGCCGCCGCGCTGCAGCCCGGCCTCGTCGACCTGCGGCGCGCCCTGCACCGCGACCCCGAGCTCGGGCTCCACCTGCCCCGCACCAGGGACCGGATCCTCGCCGCCCTGGACGGCCTCCCGCTGGAGGTCACCCTCGGCGAGCGGCTCTCCTCGGTCACCGCCGTGCTGCGCGGCGCCCGCCCCGGCCCGGCCGTGCTGCTCCGCGCCGACCTCGACGGCCTGCCCGTGCAGGAGGACACCGGTCTGCCGTACGCCTCCGAGAACCCCGGCACGATGCACGCCTGCGGCCACGACCTGCACACCGCGGCGCTGGTCGGCGCGGCCCGGCTGCTCGCCGCCCGCCGCGAACGGCTGGCGGGCAGCGTGGTGTTCATGTTCCAGCCCGGCGAGGAGGGCGGCGGCGGCGCGGCCCTGATGGTCGAGGACGGCGTCCTGGACGCGGCCGGCGAGCGGGTCCGGGCCGCGTACGCCCTGCACGTCGGCGCCGCCCTGCTGCCGGCCGGCTACGTGGCCGGCCGGCCCGGGCCGATCATGGCGGCCTCCGACACCCTGCGGGTGGTGGTCCGCGGCCGCGGCGGCCACGGTTCCAGCCCGCACCTGGCCACCGACCCGGTGCCCGCCGCCTGCGAGGCCGTCCTGGCCCTGCAGACCATGGTCACCCGGCGCTTCGACGCCTTCGACCCGGTGGTGCTGACCGTCGGCACCCTCCACGCGGGCACCGCGGCGAACGTCATCCCCGACGAGGCGGTCTTCGAGGCGACCGTCCGCTCCTTCTCCCCCGCCGCCCGGGAACGGGTGCTCGCCGAGGCGGTCCGGGTGGTCCGCGGCGTCGGCGAGGCGCACGGCTGCCGGGTCGACGCGGTGGTCGAGCACGGCTACCCGGTGACGGTCAACGACCCCGCCGAGGCCGCCCACGCGGAGCGGACGGTGCGTCAACTGCTGGGCGAGGACCGTTACATCGAGATGCCGCGCCCGCTGGCCGGCTCCGAGGACTTCGGCGTGCTGGCCGAGCACGTCCCCGCCGCGTACGTCATGGTCGGCGCCTGCCCGCCGGACACCGACCCGTTCACCGCCCCGTACAACCACTCCGCCGGGGCCCGCTTCGACGACGGCGTCCTCGGCGACGCGGCGGCCCTGCTGGCGGCGCTGGCGCTCGGCCGGCTGGGCTGA
- a CDS encoding TetR/AcrR family transcriptional regulator: MATHARARLLDTAEALFYAEGIRAVGVERILAASGVGRASFYRHFAGKDALAVAVLTRHDRDWRDWLAARVAELGGHPLAVFDALAERFAREGFRGCAFLNTMLETADRDSPAHRVAAAHKRRVAGYLAGLLAAAGHPPALARQLLLLMDGATVTALREGAPAPAAEARAIAAALLAAAPPGPPPEDSCASPVRPA; this comes from the coding sequence ATGGCCACCCATGCCCGTGCCCGTCTGCTCGACACCGCCGAGGCGCTGTTCTACGCCGAGGGCATCCGCGCGGTCGGGGTCGAGCGGATCCTCGCCGCTTCCGGTGTCGGCCGGGCCTCCTTCTACCGGCACTTCGCCGGGAAGGACGCGCTGGCCGTCGCCGTGCTCACCCGCCACGACCGGGACTGGCGGGACTGGCTGGCCGCCCGGGTGGCCGAGCTCGGCGGCCACCCGCTCGCGGTGTTCGACGCGCTCGCCGAACGCTTCGCCCGGGAGGGCTTCCGCGGCTGCGCCTTCCTCAACACCATGCTGGAGACCGCCGACCGGGACAGCCCCGCGCACCGGGTCGCCGCCGCCCACAAGCGGCGGGTCGCCGGCTACCTGGCCGGGCTGCTGGCCGCCGCCGGGCACCCGCCCGCCCTGGCCCGGCAGCTGCTCCTGCTGATGGACGGCGCGACCGTCACCGCGCTGCGCGAGGGCGCCCCCGCGCCCGCCGCCGAGGCCCGGGCGATCGCCGCCGCCCTGCTGGCCGCCGCGCCGCCCGGGCCGCCGCCGGAAGATTCGTGCGCGTCACCCGTCCGTCCCGCCTGA
- a CDS encoding SecDF P1 head subdomain-containing protein — protein MRHPRRTTGGATAALLLACALGAAACASGAPADTRPRTVAAFTTDQPLNADALGRAAEQLRRRAELLGLADPKVTTDGGVLSLSVAGPIGDRLTALTHRPALEFRPVLAAAADGATPAAPAAGVPAPLQDRFAALDCATAPAAADPGEQVLACDSTPQPQGRSKFVLGPVALRGPDITDSSAALDPNGSGWQVRLNFTPAGTTAFADLTGRIAVLDSPANQLAVVLDGAVVSHPAVQQAITGGSAVITGSFDADEAKQLAAQLATPTLPADLHPVTPAP, from the coding sequence ATGAGGCACCCGCGTCGAACCACCGGCGGCGCCACCGCCGCCCTGCTGCTCGCCTGCGCCCTCGGCGCCGCCGCCTGCGCCTCCGGCGCCCCGGCCGACACCCGGCCCCGGACGGTGGCCGCCTTCACCACCGACCAGCCGCTGAACGCCGACGCGCTCGGCCGGGCGGCCGAACAGCTGCGCCGGCGCGCCGAGTTGCTGGGCCTGGCGGATCCGAAGGTGACCACCGACGGCGGCGTCCTCTCGCTCTCGGTGGCCGGCCCGATCGGCGACCGGCTCACCGCCCTCACCCACCGGCCCGCCCTGGAGTTCCGCCCGGTGCTCGCCGCCGCGGCGGACGGCGCCACCCCCGCCGCACCGGCGGCGGGCGTCCCGGCGCCGTTGCAGGACCGCTTCGCCGCCCTGGACTGCGCCACGGCCCCCGCCGCCGCCGACCCCGGCGAGCAGGTCCTGGCCTGCGACAGCACCCCGCAGCCGCAAGGCCGTTCGAAGTTCGTCCTGGGCCCGGTCGCGCTCCGGGGCCCCGACATCACCGACAGCAGCGCCGCGCTCGACCCGAACGGCTCCGGCTGGCAGGTGCGGCTGAACTTCACCCCCGCCGGGACGACCGCCTTCGCCGACCTCACCGGCCGGATCGCCGTCCTCGACTCCCCCGCCAACCAGCTCGCCGTCGTCCTGGACGGCGCGGTCGTCTCCCACCCCGCCGTCCAGCAGGCCATCACCGGCGGCTCGGCCGTCATCACCGGCTCCTTCGACGCCGACGAGGCCAAGCAGCTCGCAGCCCAACTCGCCACCCCCACCCTGCCCGCCGACCTCCACCCCGTCACCCCGGCACCCTGA